One segment of Macaca fascicularis isolate 582-1 chromosome 2, T2T-MFA8v1.1 DNA contains the following:
- the LOC135969579 gene encoding tubulin beta-8 chain-like — MREIVLTQAGQCGNQIGAKFWEVISDEHAIDSAGTYHGDSRLQLERIDVYYNEAFGGRYVPRAVLVDLEPGTLDSVRSGPFGQIFRPDNFIFGQSGAGNNWARGHYTEGAELMESVMDVVRKEAESCDCLQGFQLTHSLGGGTGSGMGTLLLSKIREEYPDRIINTFSILPSPRVSDTVVEPYNATLSVHQLIENADETFCIDNEALYDICSRTLKLPTPTYGDLNHLVSATMSGVTTCLRFPGQLNADLRKLAVNMVPFPRLHFFMPGFAPLTSRGSQQYRALTVAELTQQMFDARNMMAACDPRHGRYLTAAAIFRGRMPMREVDEQMFNIQNKNSSYFADWLPHNVKTAVCDIPPRGLKMSATFIGNNTAIQELFKRVSEQFTAMFRRKAFLHWYTGEGMDEMEFTEAESNMNDLVSEYQQYQDATAEEEEFEEYAEEEEEEA, encoded by the exons ATGAGGGAGATCGTGCTCACGCAGGCCGGGCAGTGCGGGAACCAGATCGGCGCCAAG TTCTGGGAGGTGATCTCTGATGAACACGCCATCGACTCCGCGGGCACCTACCACGGGGACAGCCGCCTGCAGCTGGAGCGCATCGACGTGTACTACAACGAGGCCTTCG GTGGCAGGTACGTGCCCCGCGCTGTGCTGGTGGATCTGGAGCCGGGCACCCTGGACTCTGTGCGCTCGGGGCCCTTCGGGCAGATCTTCAGGCCAGACAACTTCATCTTCG GTCAGAGTGGGGCCGGAAACAACTGGGCCAGGGGACACTACACAGAAGGCGCGGAGCTGATGGAGTCAGTGATGGACGTTGTCAGAAAGGAGGCTGAGAGCTGTGACTGCCTGCAGGGTTTCCAGCTGACCCACTCCCTGGGTGGGGGGACGGGGTCTGGGATGGGTACCCTTCTGCTCAGTAAGATCCGGGAGGAGTACCCAGACAGGATCATAAACACATTCAGCATCCTGCCCTCGCCCAGGGTGTCAGACACGGTGGTGGAGCCCTACAACGCCACCCTCTCCGTCCACCAGCTCATAGAAAATGCAGACGAGACCTTCTGTATAGACAACGAAGCGTTATACGACATCTGTTCCAGGACCCTGAAACTGCCCACGCCCACCTATGGTGACCTGAACCACCTGGTGTCTGCCACCATGAGCGGGGTCACCACGTGCCTGCGCTTCCCAGGCCAGCTGAATGCTGACCTGCGGAAGCTGGCCGTGAACATGGTCCCGTTTCCCCGGCTGCATTTCTTCATGCCCGGCTTTGCCCCACTGACCAGCCGGGGCAGCCAGCAGTACCGGGCCCTGACGGTGGCTGAGCTTACGCAGCAGATGTTTGATGCTAGGAATATGATGGCAGCTTGTGACCCCCGTCATGGCCGCTATCTAACGGCGGCTGCCATTTTCAGGGGTCGCATGCCCATGAGGGAGGTGGATGAACAAATGTTCAACATTCAAAATAAGAACAGCAGCTACTTCGCTGACTGGCTCCCCCACAATGTCAAAACAGCCGTCTGTGACATCCCGCCCCGGGGGCTAAAAATGTCAGCCACCTTCATTGGGAACAACACGGCCATCCAGGAGCTCTTCAAGCGTGTCTCAGAGCAGTTTACAGCAATGTTCCGGCGCAAGGCCTTCCTCCATTGGTATACGGGCGAGGGGATGGATGAGATGGAATTTACGGAGGCGGAGAGCAACATGAACGACCTGGTTTCTGAGTATCAACAGTATCAGGATGCCACAGCTGAGGAGGAGGAGTTTGAGGAAtatgctgaggaggaggaggaggaggcctaG